The window GTGGAGCAGCCCAGCAACGGCACGGCCAGTAGCGAAAGCCACAAAACGTGTAGAGTTCGCATGGTCGGCGAACCCTACCAATTTGCCATGCTCTTCGACGCGAGCACCTCCAGCACCCTGTCCAGCTTCGCGTTCGTGTCCCGCCGCTGCGCCTCGGGCAACTCAGGCTTCCCGCCGCTGGCGGCGTTGTGAAGCAGGACGCAACAGGTAGCGGCGAGCGTCACGCGCAACGTGAGCCTGCGGGAGCTCGCGGCGGCCGCGCGCCTCAGCCCCTGGCATCTGGTGCGAGCCTTCCGCGACCAGCTCGGGCAGACGCCCCAGGTGTACCTGCGCAGCCTGCGCGTGCGCGAGGCACAGCGGCAGCTCGTCGCCGGGCTGCCGCTCGCCGAGGTGGCGCTGGCGTGCGGCTTCGCCGACCAGAGCCACCTCACCAAGCAGTTCACCCGCACGCTCGGCATCACGCCGGGCGACTACCGCACCGCCGTGCGCGCGGGGCGGGGCGGCCGCGCGCGCTGACTCGATTCTTCTTGGAGTTCTCCGCCACTGGCAGTGAACTCACGCTTCCTCAACCCTGGGAGCGTGCAATGAATCGTCAGACGTGGAGCGGAGCCGTCGTGGTGGCCTTGCTGCTGACTGGCTGTGGTGGCGGCATGGAGTCCCAGACCCCGGAGGGCGCACAGCCCACGGAGTCCGCTGTCCATCAGTCGCTCTCCGACCCCTGGTACTGCGACCCCGCCGAATGGTGCCACGTCAGCGAGGACATCTTGGAATGTCCTCCGGGCGCCCCCTATGGGACGGCCTATGCGTGGCCCACGCAGGCGGGCGGCTACTGCACCCAGCGCTTCGCGTGCGGCGCCAACTTCCCCTTCTGCCCCGTCCCCATCGAGCCCTGACCTGGATTACTGTCGCCATGCAGTGGCATCAACCCCTCCCCTCATGGAGGTACTACAGCGGCGCCTGTCCGAGGCATCCCCAGACCTGAGCCGAGCCACGGCACTGACCTGCGGAAAAGAGAGACCTCCGCCACTTTCGCGGAGGTCTCGTGTGCAGGCAGGCCAAGCGAAATCTCTACGTGTGTCTGCTGTCCTGTTGGCTGTGCGCGTGAGAGTCCGTCCACCGAGAGGGCAAACTCAATGGCCCCCTCAAACGGGGCGTTGGCGAAACGCGCGCGGTGATTTTCCGTACCACCGCTTGAAGGCCCTGCTGAAGGCACTGACCTCGGAGAAGCCGAGCAGGAAGGCCAGGTCCGACACGCTGGCCCTCGGGTCCATGAGGTGTTGGCGCGCGGCTGTTCGCCGGACATCATCGATCAGCTCGCGGAAGGAGATTCGTTCTTCATCGAGTCGCCGTCGCAGCGTCCGTTCCGTCGTCCCCAGCCGCCGGGCGACGGCGGCCATGCGAGGCTCCCCCTCGCTGAGCAGCTCGAGGATGGAGGTGCGCACGCGGTCGGTGAACGTCTGGCTCGCACGCAAGGTGCGCAACTGGGCGGTCGCGTAGCGCTCGAAGAATGACCCCATGGGAGTCTTCGTCCCGGCGGGAGCGCGGTCGAGCACGCCGGTTGGGACGACCAGCCCATCCCAATCCGCACCGAACCGGACCACCCGGAAGAACCGACGGTGCGCGGCCGCGGGACGCGGTGCGGGATGATGGAAGGCCACCTCGACCGGATCGAAATCGAGGCCGCTCGCCAATCGAATCACGTGGAGGATGCTCGCGATCGAGTTCTCGTTCATCACACGCATTCCGAGGCCGGGCTCTCGGGCTCGGACGAACTCGAGCCGCAGCCCGTCGCGATCTTCTGACAGCTGGATGCGCGCGGTGTCGGCCAGCAGCGCGTAGTAGCGCATCGCACGGTGGATTCCCTCGCGGACGCTCGTGGAGGTAATCGCCGCGAAGCCGACCACGCCAAGGTCGCCCGGGGAGATCATCTCCGCGAACTGGATGGGCACCGAGGGGTCGGCGAGCGTGCGGACCACGTGCTCCCAGTACTGTAACGCCGGGCCGAACGAGAGCCTGGCGTCAGGATCCGCCAGGGTGCGACGGTTGGTCTGCATCAACCGCAGGATGTCGCTCTCCCCGAAACCGCGGGAGAGCGCGAAGCCCAGCATCTGATGGCCGAGCGCCGTTCCATAGGTGCCGCGCAGAAGGGAGTCATCCATCGCGTGAGCGAAAAGACTCCCAGACGTCGCGCAGTGCGTCAAGGCACCGGCACGCGCGCGATTCCCTGGCCGTGCAGTGTTCCCAGATAGAGCCACGACGCGTGGGGAACGGCGCTGCTGAGTGCGAACAAGCCCCCGGTGGCGTCGTGGAAGCTGCGCACCAGGGTGCCCTGGGAATCATGCACGGTCACCAGCACGTGCGAATCCACAGGGAAGCCGGCGACGAGCTGCTCGTACGTGTAATTCCGGAGGAGCGCGCGCCGCTGCTCCGCGCTCCCGGAGAGCTGGTCGAGCTGCTGGGTGCGCAGGTAGCCGGTCGTCCAGAGCCGGCCCTGCTCATCGAGCGTGATGTTGTCGGGCGTGACGGGAAGGTTTTCGGCGAAGGGCTCGGTGGTTCCGGCGCGCTCGCCCGCGAGCCAGTGCCGGAACACCCGACCCCGGAAGGTCTCCGCGATCAGCACCGCGCTCTCGTCGGGAGTCACCGCGATTCCGTTGGCGAAGTAGATTCCGTCCACGACCACGCGGACCGCTCCGGTCGACGGCTCGTATGCCACCACGCGGCCATGGGGCATTCCCTCGAGGAAGTCGTAGGGCCAGGCACTGTCGTACCGGGTACTGGCGTCGGTGACATAGACGGTTCCATCGGCGGCGACCGCGAGCTCGTCGGCGTACTCGAGCAACGTCCCATCGACCCGATCCGCCAGGGTGCGTACGACGCCTTCGGGACTGATGCCAACAAGACCGCGCACTCCGGCAGCGACCAGCAGGTTGCCGCACGTATCGAAGGCAAGTCCCAGGGGACGTGCGTCTGGCAGCGTTGCCAGCGCGGTGAACGAAGTCGGACGGCCTTCGGCATCGACGGTTGCTCGCCAGACGGTTCCATCCGCGGTTCCGGTGTACAGCGTGCCGTGCGAGTCGAACACGATGTCTTCCGCGCCTCGCAACTGCGTGGTCCCGAAGCGCTCAGCGCCTTCCAGCGCGTTGTTCACGGAGAGAGGCCCCTCGTACGCGGGTGGGGCAGGGGTCGTCCAGGCGGTCACCTCCGTTGGCGGTGCGATCGCGCGTTGCGAACGCGCGGGCGAGGCGTCCCGAGCGGCGAAGGGATGGCACTGTGTCAGCGACGGCGCGGTGTCTTCCTCCACCTCCGGCTCCGAACTGTTGCAGCCCAGGGTCATCAACGTCGTCACGGCGAATCGGCCCAGCAGGTTGAGCGTCTTCATGTCGAGCTTCCTCCTGCCGTCATAGGTAGACGGTTCGAGGTTCGCCGACTTGACTTCAGCGGCCAGTGACTTGACCCCTGGACGGGTCGTCGGCGCGTATCGAACGCGCTCGGTCAACGGCGTCGTCTGGGTTGGGTACCACCGGGAGCCGGGGCGGCTCGCGCGCCCGCGTGCGTTGCTGGACGCGACACTCGCCCGGCTTGGGTGCTGAGTCCGGTCATGCTTTGACTATGCACTCCGGAGGTTGAGAGCGCTCCCGAGGACGAGGCTCGACCGCACCCATGCCGTTTCTGCTGACCCTGCCGGATGGCCGTCACGTCGCACTGGAGAAGCCCGTGGTGTCCCTGGGCACGGACCCCGCCTGTGACATCATTCTCCAGGTGCCCGGAGTGAAGGCCAGCCATGCCTTGCTCTTCCGCGACGAGCGTGGCTGGTCGGTGTCCGCCGCCGGCAAGGGCTGTGACGTGCGCGTGCGAGGCAAGCGCGTGGAGCTGGCCCCGCTGGCACCGGGAGACGCCTTCGTCGTGGGCAAGGCCACACTCACCCTGGGCTTCTCCGAGGACGCCCCGGAGGTGTCGAAGCCGGGCTCCGAGACGGCGCCCCATGGACAGCTCGTGGCCGTGCTGACGGGCTTCGCCTCGCGGCTGCTCGCGCAGCGCCCGTCCACGGAGTTGCTGGAAGTGACGATGCGCGGGCTCGCGGAGGTGACGGGCGCGGACGTGGGCTTCCTCGTGTCGGCGGAAGGGGAGCGGCGCCAGGTGCTGTGCGCCACCGGCCCGGTGCCGGAGGCGGCGGTGGTGGACAGTCTGGTGAATCAGGTGGTGGCCTCGGGAGCGCCCGTGTGGGTGCCCGACGTGGCCGCGGACGCGGCGCTGGCAGGAGCACCCAGCGTCGTGGCGCTGCGTCTCACCTCCGCCCTGGTGCTTCCCCTGCGCGCCGGGGCAGCACCCCGCTGCGCCGTGTATCTGGGCCGGCGCATGGGGCGCACTCCGTTCTCCGCCGCGCACCTGGAAGAGGCCATGGCCCTCTCCTCGCTGGCCTCGCTGCTGCTGGCCACCTCGCACGAGCTGACGGAGCTGCGCGCGCAGGTGGACAACCTCACCCAGCGCATCTCCGCGGCCACCTTCGAGGGACTCATCGGCGAGTCCCCTGCCATGCGCGAGCTCTACCGACAGGTGGAGCGCCTGGGGCCCACGTCCCTCCACGTGCTCATCCAGGGCGAGACGGGCACGGGCAAGGAAGAGGTCGCCCGGGCGCTGCACCGCCGCAGCGGACGGCGCGGGCGACTGGTGGCCATCAACTGCGCGGCGCTGCCCGAGTCCCTCATCGAGCGGGAGCTGTTCGGCCATGTGCGCGGCGCCTTCTCGGGCGCGGGGGCGGACAGGGCCGGGCTGGTGGAGGCGGCGGACGGCGGCACGCTCTTCCTCGACGAAATCGGGGACATGCCCTTCGCCCTCCAGTCGCGGCTGCTGCGCGTGGTCCAGGAGCGCGAGGTGACGCGGCTGGGCGAGAGCCGCCCGCGCAAGGTCGACATGCGCGTTCTCTCCGCCACGCACCAGCCCCTCAAGGCTCGCGTCGCCCAGGGCACCTTTCGCGAGGACCTGCTCTATCGGCTGGACGAGGTCCGCGTCGAGGTGCCCCCATTGCGCGAGCGGGGCGACGACGTGCTGCTCATCGCCCACCACGTGCTGAAGCAGGAGGGCCGGCGCGCGAAGGGCTTCACCCAGAAGGCCACCGAGGCCCTGCGGGGCCACCCCTTCCCGGGCAACGTGCGCGAGCTGGTGTCGCGGGTGCGGCGCGCGGCCATCCTCGCCCCGGGAGAGCTCCTCGGCGTCGAGGACCTGGAGCTGGGCGCGGACTCGACGCCCCTGGTCCCCCTGGATGCGGCTCGCGATGCCTTCGTGCAGCGCTATGTGCGCGAGGCCATCGCTCGCAACGGTGGGAGCAAGAAAGAGGCGGCGCAGGCCCTTGGAATCGGGCTGCGCTCGGTGTTCCGATACCTGGGCGAAGAGGAGTGACGGCCACGCGCTCCGACGCAGCGGGACTGTCCTTCCGCCCGTGGCCTGGAGTACTCCTGGCCTTCCCATGCGCCCGCACTTCCTGTCATTTCTCGCGCCGCTCGCGCTCCTGACGGTGCTCGGGTGTCCGCTCGACATCCAGGTCCGGTCCGAGGACGCGGCGGACGCGGGCTGTCAGGGAGACACCTGCGTGCGGGCGTGTACCGGCGACTTCGAGTGTCCGGAAGGGCAGCGGTGTGACGCCTTCTACGAGGAGTGTGAGTCCGGGCCTCGACTCACGCAGGTGTGCTCCGGCGTGGCCTCCTGCCCGGCCTTCGCCAGCTGCGAGGACGGCCGCTGTGAGCTGCGCTGCTCGTATGGCTGCCCGCCAGGCTACCGGTGTGACCCGGAGTCGGTGTGCGTCGAGGAGTGCACCGCGGGGCAGCCGGAGACGCTGGGGAACTTCTGCGAGTCCTCGCTGGACTGCACCCGTTGTGGCTTCTGCGTGGACGCGGGCGGCGCGAAGAAGTGCCACCGGCCCTGCACGTCCGACTCGGATTGTCCCGGCGGCCCGTCCGGCGCATGCCAGCCGGTGCCAGGAGGCAGCCTTCGCGTCTGCCGGTTGTCGTGAGCCCCCGACAATTGCCCGCCTGGGGCGGCGTCTCTAGACTGCGCTCGCGATGAAGGACGAACTGCTGGCCGGCCGCTACCAGTTGGAGCAGGAACTGGGGCGTGGAGGCATGGCCACGGTCTTCCTGGCCACGGACCTGCGGCTGGCGCGCCGGGTGGCGGTGAAGGTGATGCACCCGGGCGAGGACGGACGCCGCGCCGAGCGCTTCCGCCGCGAAGCCGAACTGGCGGCCTCGCTCAAGCATCCCAATGTGCTGGAGGTCCACGACTTCGGCGAGGACGCGGTGCGCGGCCCCTTCCTCGTGTGTGAATGGGTGCAGGGCGAGAGCCTGCGCGAGCTGGCGCGGAGGCTCGCTCCCGTGCCGGCCGAAGTGGCGGTGTTGCTGGGCTGGGAGCTTGCCCGGGCGCTGGAGGCCGCGCACGCGCGCGGCGTGGTGCACCGTGACGTGAAGCCGGAGAACGTGCTGGTGTCGAAGGGCGGCCCGCTGAAGCTGGCGGACTTCGGCATCGCCGCACTGGCTGACCAGGAGCGGCTGACGAGCACCGGCTCAATCACAGGCTCGCTGGCGTACATGGCGCCCGAGCGCATCGACACCGGCGCCTGGTCTCCCGCGTCGGATGTCTACGCGGTGGGCGTCATCCTCTTCGAGCTGTGCACGGGCACGACGCCACATGCCGGGAAGGGGAGCGCCCACCTCGCAGTCTCCGTGATGACGCGGGACGCGCCGCCACTGTCCGAGAGCGCTCCAGGGACCCCGGAGCCGCTCGCCGCGCTGGTGGACCGGTGCCTTGCCCGCGACGCGCGTGATCGGCCGTCGGATGGCGCGGAACTGGCCGCGTGTCTGGAGGCGACGGTGGTGCGGCTCGTGGGGCCTCCCGCCGAGGCGTCGCGACACTTCTTCCTGGACCCGGAGGCGTCTGCCGCGCGCTGGAGTGAGGCCCGGTTCCAGCGACTGCTGGGGGAAGGGCGCGCGCTGCTGTCGGCAGGAGAGGGCGCGAGGGCCGCGAGGCTGCTCAACGAGGCCCTCGCGCTGAGGCCCGCGTCCCCCGAAGTCCTGGCGCTCCTGCGCGCACGCCCGAGCGTGGGGCGGGCAAAGGTCTTCGGTGGAAGCGCTGTCCTGGTGGGCCTCGTGGGCGTCATGGGCTGGGGCGCGTGGAAGGTGTCGTTACGGCACTCGCCTGAAAGCGCCAGCTCCGCGGTCGCGTCGCTGCCGGCCTCTCCGCTCGTGCCGACACCTGCACCTGAAGCACGCCCTCACGTCGAAGGCCAGGCTTCGGTGTCCGCGCGCCCACTTCGCGGCGCGACGGTGTCGGGGACCGGAGCGCCAGCACGCTCCGGCGCTCAGCCTTCTGCGCCCGCCCGTCTGCGTACACCGCCGGTCTCGCTACCACCCGAAGCAACTCCCACCGGGACACAGGAACACACGACACCGAGCCCGCCGCGCGCCGAAGCGCCTCCTGCCGAGGCACAGGGCTACGCGACGCTGACGGTGATGACGCGCCCCTGGGCCGAGGTGTTCGTGGACGGCCAGAGCCGGGGCTACACGCCGCGCGTGCGCGAGGTGCGCCTGTCGCCCGGCACGCACCGGCTGCGTTTCGACAACCCGCTGTGTGACGTGGTGGAGGAGGTCATCGACGTCGCCGCTGGCGAAGCCGTGTCCCGTGAAGTCGTCCTCCAGGTGCGCAAGGCGGACGTCACCATCATCGCACCTGCGGGGGCCCGCCTCTTCATCGACGGCGTCGAGGTGGGCGTCGCCCCGCTGCCAGGGCCCGTGAGTGTCACCCACGGCGAGCATGTCCTGTCGGCCCGGGGACCCGGAGGCGACGTCCTGCGACAGGACTTCGAAGCCGTCGCGGGCGAGCGGACCGAAGTGGTCCTGGGGAGCAGGCGATGACGGGAATCCTGCTGGCGTTCGTCCTGGCGGCAGCTCCGCTGGAGCCCGCTCGCGAGGCGTATCAGTCCGGCGAGCTGTCGCGTGCGCGGAGCGCGCTGGAAGCCTTGCTCCAGCCCCTCCAGTTGACGGACCCGGCCCAGGAAGCCGAAGCCCGCCTGCTGCTGGCCGCCACGTACCACGCGCAGGAGGACCTGGAGGGCGCGGAGCGCGAGGTGGTGCGGGGGCTCGCGGTGGACTCCGACGCGAAGCTGGATCCACTGGTGTATCCGCCAGACTTCATCGCCTATGTCGAGCGAGTCCACGCCCTGCATCGGCAGCGCATCTCCGAGCTGGCCGCCCAGCGTCGGACGCCCGACCTCCTGCCACCTCCATCCACCATGCCCGCACCTTCCGCCGCGGACCGTGCGCTCCAGTCGGCACACCCGGCCTCGCGGGGCTGGTACCTGGTGCCCTTCGGCGTGGGCCACCTGGTGCACGGTCGTCGCACGAAGGGCACCTTCCTGGCCGTGACGCAGGGGGCGTCCTTCGCGGTGTCCGCGGCCTCGCTGGGAGCAGCCCTCGCGCTGCGCGGCCCCGACGGCAAGTACAGCGCCGGGGACGCGAGCGTGGCCCGAGGGCTCAACCTCTCCTACCTGGTGGGCGCCTATGCCTTCGCGGCGCTCTACGCCTACGGCGTGCTGGACGGCTGGTTCTACACGCCGGAGCCGCTCGCGCCGCGAGGCCTCAAGGCTGCGAAGTCGGCGCGGGAATGACGGTGAAGACCAGCTGCCCGCCGCACGAGCTGTTCTCGAAGCAGCCGGCGCGCATCACGTAGTTCCCGGTGCCGCAGGCCGGCACCCGGAAGCGCAGCTTCGAGCCCGAGCCCTTGCAGTCGTCATCATTGGCGGCCACCTCCAGCCCGTCCGGCCCCAGCAGGCGCAGGTACGTGTCATTCGTCGCGACCGCCG of the Pyxidicoccus trucidator genome contains:
- a CDS encoding helix-turn-helix transcriptional regulator produces the protein MSLRELAAAARLSPWHLVRAFRDQLGQTPQVYLRSLRVREAQRQLVAGLPLAEVALACGFADQSHLTKQFTRTLGITPGDYRTAVRAGRGGRAR
- a CDS encoding AraC family transcriptional regulator, giving the protein MDDSLLRGTYGTALGHQMLGFALSRGFGESDILRLMQTNRRTLADPDARLSFGPALQYWEHVVRTLADPSVPIQFAEMISPGDLGVVGFAAITSTSVREGIHRAMRYYALLADTARIQLSEDRDGLRLEFVRAREPGLGMRVMNENSIASILHVIRLASGLDFDPVEVAFHHPAPRPAAAHRRFFRVVRFGADWDGLVVPTGVLDRAPAGTKTPMGSFFERYATAQLRTLRASQTFTDRVRTSILELLSEGEPRMAAVARRLGTTERTLRRRLDEERISFRELIDDVRRTAARQHLMDPRASVSDLAFLLGFSEVSAFSRAFKRWYGKSPRAFRQRPV
- a CDS encoding SMP-30/gluconolactonase/LRE family protein, with amino-acid sequence MKTLNLLGRFAVTTLMTLGCNSSEPEVEEDTAPSLTQCHPFAARDASPARSQRAIAPPTEVTAWTTPAPPAYEGPLSVNNALEGAERFGTTQLRGAEDIVFDSHGTLYTGTADGTVWRATVDAEGRPTSFTALATLPDARPLGLAFDTCGNLLVAAGVRGLVGISPEGVVRTLADRVDGTLLEYADELAVAADGTVYVTDASTRYDSAWPYDFLEGMPHGRVVAYEPSTGAVRVVVDGIYFANGIAVTPDESAVLIAETFRGRVFRHWLAGERAGTTEPFAENLPVTPDNITLDEQGRLWTTGYLRTQQLDQLSGSAEQRRALLRNYTYEQLVAGFPVDSHVLVTVHDSQGTLVRSFHDATGGLFALSSAVPHASWLYLGTLHGQGIARVPVP
- a CDS encoding sigma 54-interacting transcriptional regulator, translating into MPFLLTLPDGRHVALEKPVVSLGTDPACDIILQVPGVKASHALLFRDERGWSVSAAGKGCDVRVRGKRVELAPLAPGDAFVVGKATLTLGFSEDAPEVSKPGSETAPHGQLVAVLTGFASRLLAQRPSTELLEVTMRGLAEVTGADVGFLVSAEGERRQVLCATGPVPEAAVVDSLVNQVVASGAPVWVPDVAADAALAGAPSVVALRLTSALVLPLRAGAAPRCAVYLGRRMGRTPFSAAHLEEAMALSSLASLLLATSHELTELRAQVDNLTQRISAATFEGLIGESPAMRELYRQVERLGPTSLHVLIQGETGTGKEEVARALHRRSGRRGRLVAINCAALPESLIERELFGHVRGAFSGAGADRAGLVEAADGGTLFLDEIGDMPFALQSRLLRVVQEREVTRLGESRPRKVDMRVLSATHQPLKARVAQGTFREDLLYRLDEVRVEVPPLRERGDDVLLIAHHVLKQEGRRAKGFTQKATEALRGHPFPGNVRELVSRVRRAAILAPGELLGVEDLELGADSTPLVPLDAARDAFVQRYVREAIARNGGSKKEAAQALGIGLRSVFRYLGEEE
- a CDS encoding latent transforming growth factor beta-binding protein yields the protein MRPHFLSFLAPLALLTVLGCPLDIQVRSEDAADAGCQGDTCVRACTGDFECPEGQRCDAFYEECESGPRLTQVCSGVASCPAFASCEDGRCELRCSYGCPPGYRCDPESVCVEECTAGQPETLGNFCESSLDCTRCGFCVDAGGAKKCHRPCTSDSDCPGGPSGACQPVPGGSLRVCRLS
- a CDS encoding serine/threonine-protein kinase, yielding MKDELLAGRYQLEQELGRGGMATVFLATDLRLARRVAVKVMHPGEDGRRAERFRREAELAASLKHPNVLEVHDFGEDAVRGPFLVCEWVQGESLRELARRLAPVPAEVAVLLGWELARALEAAHARGVVHRDVKPENVLVSKGGPLKLADFGIAALADQERLTSTGSITGSLAYMAPERIDTGAWSPASDVYAVGVILFELCTGTTPHAGKGSAHLAVSVMTRDAPPLSESAPGTPEPLAALVDRCLARDARDRPSDGAELAACLEATVVRLVGPPAEASRHFFLDPEASAARWSEARFQRLLGEGRALLSAGEGARAARLLNEALALRPASPEVLALLRARPSVGRAKVFGGSAVLVGLVGVMGWGAWKVSLRHSPESASSAVASLPASPLVPTPAPEARPHVEGQASVSARPLRGATVSGTGAPARSGAQPSAPARLRTPPVSLPPEATPTGTQEHTTPSPPRAEAPPAEAQGYATLTVMTRPWAEVFVDGQSRGYTPRVREVRLSPGTHRLRFDNPLCDVVEEVIDVAAGEAVSREVVLQVRKADVTIIAPAGARLFIDGVEVGVAPLPGPVSVTHGEHVLSARGPGGDVLRQDFEAVAGERTEVVLGSRR